In one Photobacterium swingsii genomic region, the following are encoded:
- a CDS encoding DUF1097 domain-containing protein yields MSVLVAIAITTGILSGIWGWVAVSLGLLSWGGFLGCTTYFASPKDGLKGLGLSMATNLSGVFWAMVIIKLSSVFSIEIIGYVVTAVVAFFMCVQAKQTWLNFIPGTFIGSCATFAANGDWQLVVPSLLLGVVFGYCMKSSGLWLKEKLDVSSKALNSVDEAQ; encoded by the coding sequence ATGTCAGTGCTAGTTGCAATCGCAATCACTACGGGTATTTTGTCGGGAATTTGGGGGTGGGTTGCCGTCTCTTTAGGTTTACTCAGTTGGGGCGGTTTTCTTGGGTGTACAACGTATTTTGCATCACCAAAAGATGGGCTGAAAGGGCTTGGCTTGAGTATGGCGACCAATCTGAGTGGTGTTTTTTGGGCCATGGTTATTATCAAGCTTTCTAGCGTATTTAGCATAGAGATCATTGGCTATGTGGTAACTGCGGTTGTTGCATTCTTTATGTGTGTCCAAGCAAAGCAAACGTGGCTAAATTTTATTCCGGGCACCTTTATTGGGTCATGTGCAACCTTTGCTGCAAACGGTGACTGGCAGCTTGTTGTGCCATCTTTGCTATTGGGGGTTGTGTTTGGTTACTGTATGAAGTCTTCAGGTTTATGGTTAAAAGAAAAGTTAGATGTGTCGTCTAAAGCATTGAATTCAGTCGATGAAGCCCAGTAG
- the nagZ gene encoding beta-N-acetylhexosaminidase, whose protein sequence is MGPLMLDVSGYELDAEEREIIQHPTVGGIIFFARNYHDRAQLRALVKDIRQTANRPLLIAVDQEGGRVQRFRDEFTLLPPAKAFASQKEGQTLALQGGWLMAAELLAMDIDLSLAPVLDLGFDCKAIGDRAFSDDPQQVFTYASQFIKGMKEAGMATTGKHFPGHGGVLADSHLETPFDSRDTIKQHDMTVFKQLIDHKLLDAMMPAHVVFDAYDDQPASGSEYWLKKVLRDDLSFKGVVFSDDLNMKGADVLGNYSERAIAAQQAGCDMVMLCNNREGAIEALDGLPQTQVPILDTLLKRPCGEYRDLIRTERWKTTQIRIQRLREEWLAANA, encoded by the coding sequence ATGGGTCCATTAATGCTTGATGTATCTGGCTACGAGTTAGATGCTGAAGAACGTGAAATAATTCAACACCCAACGGTTGGTGGTATCATCTTTTTTGCTCGGAATTACCATGACCGCGCCCAGCTGCGTGCATTAGTCAAAGACATCCGTCAAACCGCAAACCGCCCACTTCTTATTGCCGTCGATCAAGAAGGTGGACGTGTCCAACGTTTCCGCGATGAATTCACGCTGCTTCCACCAGCAAAAGCCTTTGCTTCTCAAAAAGAAGGACAAACATTAGCGTTACAAGGTGGCTGGCTTATGGCTGCTGAACTACTAGCAATGGACATCGATCTCAGTTTAGCTCCAGTATTAGACCTTGGCTTTGACTGTAAAGCCATTGGCGACCGGGCTTTTTCAGATGACCCTCAGCAAGTCTTTACTTACGCATCACAATTTATCAAAGGTATGAAAGAAGCGGGAATGGCGACAACAGGTAAGCACTTTCCTGGTCATGGTGGTGTGTTAGCCGACTCTCACTTAGAAACGCCTTTTGACTCTCGTGACACCATCAAACAGCACGATATGACAGTATTTAAACAACTGATTGATCACAAGCTGCTAGATGCAATGATGCCGGCTCATGTTGTGTTTGATGCGTATGATGACCAGCCCGCAAGTGGTTCTGAATATTGGCTCAAAAAAGTCCTTCGTGACGATCTTAGCTTCAAGGGCGTCGTTTTTTCTGACGATCTGAATATGAAAGGGGCTGACGTGCTCGGAAATTATAGCGAGCGTGCAATTGCCGCCCAGCAAGCAGGCTGTGACATGGTTATGCTATGTAATAACCGCGAAGGTGCCATTGAAGCGCTTGACGGCTTACCGCAAACACAAGTGCCTATATTGGACACTTTACTTAAGCGCCCATGCGGTGAATACCGCGATCTTATTCGCACAGAGCGTTGGAAAACAACCCAAATAAGGATTCAACGTTTAAGAGAAGAGTGGCTTGCCGCCAATGCCTAG
- a CDS encoding EAL domain-containing protein → MLQQYRKQVDSFDGKLEMLSKLFLFDCMALDRHQLKHITYNDYALRRLSLHNLDGSRCSSFEGASGEDTLAPLIHALSARSSLWVTSGSRNEQNLLVAQWKGEKGSLYVHMEPIVTEAIRHKYCENCVLTAISAANNPTISFWRGDAALFSQPILFNTRLDNGISIRVYVSDELLSIYHNKTILPLLLLGIGLGFIVLVVLRFFEYRKMSLHALVEQGILQREFIPYYQPIVDVSTNSLYGCEMLARWKRHGQGLISPMEFIPYVEKSGQILPITEQLIEKAIGDVSKLNWGNTHQVISVNIVPDQLEQVEVLANSLAVLDESPLLSSQLAFEVTERKRFTNLAMASQVIETLRTQGIDVKLDDAGTGYGGFSYIQQLDIRSLKIDKMFVETIGTADLKLSLLDSIIAFGREAKMEMIAEGVETEEQSIYLAKHGVTLQQGFYFGRPMPFRDFAYYCKSMVARQSLTKRFQIPPTVLYNTNLAD, encoded by the coding sequence ATGCTTCAACAGTACAGGAAGCAAGTAGACTCTTTTGATGGCAAGCTTGAGATGCTGTCGAAATTATTTTTGTTTGACTGTATGGCATTAGATCGCCATCAGCTAAAGCACATTACTTATAATGATTACGCATTGCGGCGTTTGTCACTGCATAACTTGGATGGTTCTCGATGCTCTAGCTTTGAAGGTGCAAGTGGTGAAGATACGCTGGCGCCTTTGATTCATGCGTTGTCTGCACGATCGTCTCTTTGGGTGACTTCTGGTTCGCGAAATGAACAAAATTTATTGGTTGCGCAGTGGAAAGGCGAGAAGGGATCGCTTTATGTACACATGGAACCAATAGTCACTGAGGCGATCCGCCACAAATATTGTGAAAACTGTGTATTAACCGCTATTTCAGCTGCTAATAACCCGACTATTTCATTTTGGCGAGGTGATGCGGCACTATTTTCACAGCCTATCTTGTTCAATACTCGTCTTGATAATGGTATTAGCATTCGGGTGTATGTCTCAGATGAACTGCTTTCTATTTACCACAACAAAACGATCCTTCCGTTACTGTTACTTGGCATAGGGCTCGGTTTTATTGTACTTGTGGTGCTCCGATTTTTTGAATACCGGAAAATGTCGTTACATGCTTTGGTTGAGCAGGGGATATTGCAGCGAGAGTTTATTCCTTATTACCAGCCTATTGTCGATGTTTCTACAAATAGTCTGTATGGCTGTGAAATGTTGGCACGTTGGAAGCGCCATGGGCAAGGTTTAATTTCACCTATGGAGTTTATCCCTTATGTAGAAAAAAGTGGGCAAATTTTACCGATTACAGAGCAGCTTATTGAAAAAGCGATCGGTGATGTTTCCAAGCTTAATTGGGGAAATACTCACCAAGTGATCAGCGTGAATATTGTGCCCGATCAGTTGGAACAGGTTGAAGTCTTGGCGAATTCACTTGCTGTATTGGATGAATCGCCACTGCTATCCTCGCAGCTTGCATTTGAAGTCACTGAGCGTAAGCGTTTTACAAATTTGGCTATGGCATCGCAAGTCATTGAAACGTTGCGCACACAAGGTATCGACGTGAAATTGGATGATGCAGGTACAGGCTATGGTGGCTTTAGCTATATTCAGCAGTTGGATATTCGTAGTTTGAAAATCGATAAAATGTTTGTCGAGACCATAGGAACCGCTGATCTTAAGCTGTCACTTTTAGACTCAATTATTGCGTTTGGCCGTGAAGCCAAGATGGAAATGATAGCGGAAGGCGTGGAAACCGAAGAGCAGTCTATCTATTTAGCTAAGCATGGCGTCACATTACAACAAGGGTTCTATTTTGGTCGACCAATGCCATTTAGAGATTTTGCGTATTACTGTAAGAGTATGGTTGCTCGTCAGTCATTAACAAAGCGCTTTCAGATACCACCAACGGTTTTGTATAACACTAACTTGGCTGATTAA